The proteins below come from a single uncultured Fibrobacter sp. genomic window:
- the acpP gene encoding acyl carrier protein, which translates to MTQEEIFKKITDVIVAKLEVKAEDVKMESEFGNDLGADSLDRVELVMALEDEFEVEILDSDAEKFQKVADVVAFIESKKA; encoded by the coding sequence ATGACACAAGAAGAAATTTTCAAGAAGATTACCGACGTCATCGTCGCCAAGCTCGAAGTCAAGGCCGAAGACGTGAAGATGGAATCCGAATTCGGCAATGACCTGGGTGCGGACTCTCTCGATCGCGTGGAACTGGTTATGGCTCTCGAAGACGAATTCGAAGTCGAAATCCTCGATTCCGATGCCGAAAAGTTCCAGAAGGTTGCCGACGTGGTCGCCTTCATCGAATCCAAGAAGGCTTAA
- the rnc gene encoding ribonuclease III, with amino-acid sequence MEKNTLLHKVLKLWFRQKSGDGLEAKLGYRFRDPELLAHALVHRSFLSGKDLPYTNNNERLEFLGDSVLNMLTTEYLYKTYPDDSEGNLSKRKSAVVSGHACAQSSKEWNLGDYIKIGKSEAKMGGRGKETILADAYEAVLGAVYLDGGLEEVRAILNRFHFPRVQEIIVAEDFVNYKSELLELTQGSKLHMSPEYAIVAEDGPEHQKSFTAEVSVNGKVYGRGTGPNKKKAEQEAARVSLEILRAEMAAAEPEESDKGPKVKKQKQRHVGLP; translated from the coding sequence ATGGAAAAGAATACTCTACTCCACAAAGTGCTGAAGCTCTGGTTTCGCCAGAAGTCCGGTGACGGGCTTGAGGCGAAGCTCGGGTATAGGTTCCGCGATCCGGAACTGCTGGCCCATGCCCTGGTGCATCGGTCTTTCCTGTCCGGCAAGGACCTCCCGTACACAAACAACAACGAACGTCTGGAGTTCCTGGGCGATTCCGTGCTCAACATGCTGACCACGGAATACCTGTACAAGACGTACCCCGACGATTCCGAAGGCAACCTCTCCAAGCGCAAGAGCGCTGTGGTTTCTGGCCATGCCTGCGCCCAGTCTTCCAAGGAATGGAACTTGGGCGACTACATCAAGATTGGCAAGTCCGAGGCCAAGATGGGCGGTCGGGGCAAGGAAACGATCCTCGCCGATGCCTACGAGGCGGTGCTCGGGGCGGTGTACCTGGACGGCGGGCTCGAAGAGGTCCGCGCCATCCTCAACCGTTTCCATTTCCCGCGCGTGCAAGAAATCATCGTGGCCGAGGACTTCGTGAACTACAAGAGCGAGCTGCTGGAACTCACGCAGGGCTCCAAGCTGCACATGTCCCCGGAGTACGCGATTGTGGCCGAAGACGGTCCGGAACACCAGAAGTCGTTCACCGCCGAGGTCTCCGTGAACGGGAAGGTCTACGGTCGGGGGACGGGCCCGAACAAGAAGAAGGCCGAGCAGGAAGCCGCCCGTGTCTCGCTGGAAATTCTCAGGGCCGAGATGGCTGCGGCCGAGCCCGAGGAGTCCGATAAGGGCCCCAAGGTGAAGAAGCAGAAACAGCGCCACGTGGGGTTACCGTAG
- the fabD gene encoding ACP S-malonyltransferase, whose product MSKTILLFPGQGAQYVGMGQTLASTFEPAKKIMMQADEILGFSLSKLMAEGPEDVLKSTDNTQPALFTVSAMVMELLKSEGFAFDYVAGHSLGEYSAIYAAGGFSFEEGLRLVRTRGELMASAGSKNPGAMAAIMGQDEAKILELCEAVKAEGVVVPANINCPGQIVVSGAVAGVNKLVENCAAAGIKAIPLAVSGAFHSPLMQFAQAGLAEAIAKTTFKDVEKPVIANVIAEPVTKGSEIADLLVRQLVSPVRWNDCMNKAMSLGVTQGVEVGSGKVLMGLMRKISRDVKVTPVETIEAFQALKG is encoded by the coding sequence ATGTCTAAGACGATTTTGCTTTTCCCGGGCCAGGGTGCCCAGTACGTGGGCATGGGCCAGACGCTCGCTTCCACGTTTGAACCGGCCAAGAAGATTATGATGCAGGCCGACGAAATCCTGGGCTTCTCACTCTCGAAGCTCATGGCCGAAGGCCCCGAAGACGTGCTCAAGAGCACCGACAACACCCAGCCGGCCCTCTTCACCGTGTCTGCCATGGTGATGGAACTCCTCAAGTCCGAAGGTTTCGCGTTCGACTACGTGGCCGGGCATTCCCTCGGTGAATACTCCGCTATCTACGCTGCTGGCGGTTTCAGCTTTGAAGAAGGCCTCCGCCTGGTGCGTACCCGTGGCGAACTCATGGCATCGGCCGGTTCCAAGAACCCCGGTGCGATGGCTGCCATCATGGGCCAGGACGAAGCCAAGATTCTTGAACTTTGCGAAGCGGTCAAGGCCGAAGGCGTCGTGGTCCCGGCCAACATCAACTGCCCGGGCCAGATTGTGGTGTCCGGTGCGGTCGCCGGCGTGAACAAGCTGGTTGAAAACTGCGCTGCCGCAGGCATCAAGGCCATTCCGCTCGCCGTTTCGGGCGCCTTCCACAGCCCGCTGATGCAGTTTGCCCAGGCCGGCCTCGCCGAAGCGATTGCCAAGACGACCTTCAAGGACGTCGAAAAGCCGGTCATCGCGAACGTGATTGCCGAACCGGTCACGAAGGGTAGCGAAATTGCCGACCTGCTGGTGCGCCAACTGGTGTCTCCGGTCCGCTGGAACGACTGCATGAACAAGGCCATGTCCCTGGGTGTCACGCAGGGCGTGGAAGTCGGCTCCGGCAAGGTGCTCATGGGCCTGATGCGTAAGATCAGCCGCGACGTGAAGGTCACGCCGGTGGAAACCATCGAGGCTTTCCAGGCACTGAAGGGATAA
- the fabG gene encoding 3-oxoacyl-[acyl-carrier-protein] reductase, with amino-acid sequence MGKLTGKKAIVTGASRGIGLAIATKLASEGADVAILSTSVKEELAAKLSAELGVQVKSYACNVADSETVQNVFKQIIADMGTVDILVNNAGITRDGLLMRMKDEEFDAVIATNLRSVFLCTRAVARTMMGKRTGHIINISSINALRGQAGQANYAAAKAGIIGMTRSNAREFASRGITVNAIAPGFIGTDMTAAMDDATKEKYAAQIPLGRIGKPEDVANAVAFLASDDACYITGQILGVDGGLNA; translated from the coding sequence ATGGGAAAACTTACAGGTAAAAAAGCCATTGTCACGGGGGCTTCCCGTGGTATCGGTCTCGCCATCGCTACAAAGCTTGCTAGCGAAGGTGCGGACGTCGCCATCCTTTCCACCTCGGTCAAGGAAGAACTGGCGGCCAAACTTTCCGCCGAACTTGGGGTGCAGGTCAAGAGCTACGCATGCAACGTGGCCGACTCCGAGACGGTCCAGAATGTGTTCAAGCAGATTATCGCCGACATGGGCACGGTTGACATCCTGGTCAACAATGCCGGTATCACCCGTGACGGCCTCCTGATGCGCATGAAGGACGAAGAATTTGACGCGGTCATTGCGACCAATCTGCGTTCCGTGTTCCTGTGTACCCGTGCCGTCGCCCGCACCATGATGGGCAAGCGTACCGGCCACATTATCAACATTTCAAGCATTAACGCCCTGCGTGGCCAGGCCGGACAGGCCAACTACGCCGCTGCCAAGGCCGGCATCATCGGCATGACCCGCTCCAACGCGAGGGAATTCGCCTCTCGCGGCATTACGGTCAACGCCATCGCTCCCGGTTTCATCGGGACCGACATGACCGCCGCCATGGACGACGCCACCAAGGAAAAATATGCAGCCCAAATCCCCCTCGGACGTATCGGAAAACCCGAAGATGTGGCCAATGCGGTCGCTTTTTTGGCTTCCGATGACGCCTGCTACATCACTGGCCAGATTCTGGGTGTAGATGGTGGGTTGAACGCCTAG